Proteins encoded within one genomic window of Quadrisphaera setariae:
- a CDS encoding PadR family transcriptional regulator — MALTEPAVLVLTALVGEPRHGYALIAEVQELSDGRVTLSVGTLYGLLDRLTGEGLIARDRDEVHAGRTRRYYRLTDDGAAALSTEAERLAQLARAASTRLRAARAV, encoded by the coding sequence ATGGCATTGACCGAGCCGGCGGTGCTCGTGCTCACCGCGCTGGTGGGGGAGCCGCGGCACGGTTACGCGCTCATCGCAGAGGTGCAGGAGCTGTCCGACGGCCGCGTGACCCTGTCGGTGGGCACGCTCTACGGCCTGCTCGACAGGCTCACCGGTGAGGGGCTCATCGCGCGTGACCGCGACGAGGTCCACGCGGGGCGCACCCGGCGCTACTACCGACTCACCGACGACGGCGCCGCTGCCCTGTCCACCGAGGCGGAGCGGCTGGCGCAGCTGGCCCGCGCGGCGTCGACCCGGCTGCGCGCCGCTCGGGCGGTGTGA
- a CDS encoding NAD-dependent succinate-semialdehyde dehydrogenase, translated as MTTDTSTNRSPEQAAREEALVASVPTDLLIAGHWVPASTGARFDVEDPATGAVLTTVADASVEDGAAALDAAVAAQASWGRTAPRERAELLRRAFDAVIARADDLALLMTLEMGKSVAEARGEVAYGAEFLRWSGEQAAHVAGRYLPAPDGKQRLLVVKKPVGPCLFITPWNFPLAMATRKIAPALAAGCTVVLKPAAETPLTALLFAQILLDAGLPDGVVNVIPCTAAGDVTGPLIADPRLRKLSFTGSTPVGKTLLKQASEQVLRTSMELGGNAPFLVFEDADLDAAVEGALLAKMRNGGEACTSANRFYVHSSVAAAFSEKLAARIGAMKVARGTEDGAQVGPIINEKGRTKITDLVEDAVSRGARVLTGGGPVDGPGYFFSPTVLADVPLGSRLLKEEIFGPVAPVTTFDTEDEAVALANDTEFGLIAYAYTASTARALRLTERLETGMLGINAGVISNPAAPFGGVKQSGLGREGGEEGIEEYLETLYAGIADPWACPPQPACDAGRAEVRRDPA; from the coding sequence ATGACCACCGACACCTCGACGAACCGGTCGCCGGAGCAGGCGGCGCGCGAGGAGGCGCTCGTCGCGAGCGTCCCCACCGACCTCCTCATCGCCGGCCACTGGGTGCCCGCCTCCACCGGAGCGCGCTTCGACGTGGAGGACCCGGCCACCGGCGCCGTGCTCACCACGGTCGCCGACGCGTCGGTGGAGGACGGCGCCGCCGCGCTCGACGCCGCCGTGGCCGCGCAGGCCTCCTGGGGCCGCACCGCGCCGCGCGAGCGTGCGGAGCTGCTGCGCCGGGCCTTCGACGCCGTGATCGCCCGCGCCGACGACCTCGCGCTGCTCATGACCCTGGAGATGGGCAAGTCCGTGGCCGAGGCCCGCGGCGAGGTCGCCTACGGCGCGGAGTTCCTCCGCTGGTCCGGCGAGCAGGCGGCGCACGTCGCGGGCCGCTACCTGCCCGCGCCCGACGGCAAGCAGCGCCTGCTCGTGGTGAAGAAGCCCGTGGGCCCGTGCCTGTTCATCACGCCGTGGAACTTCCCGCTGGCCATGGCCACGCGCAAGATCGCGCCGGCGCTGGCGGCGGGCTGCACCGTCGTGCTCAAGCCCGCCGCCGAGACGCCGCTGACGGCGCTGCTGTTCGCGCAGATCCTCCTCGACGCGGGCCTGCCGGACGGCGTGGTCAACGTCATCCCCTGCACCGCGGCCGGTGACGTCACCGGGCCCCTCATCGCCGACCCGCGCCTGCGCAAGCTGTCCTTCACCGGCTCCACCCCGGTGGGCAAGACGCTGCTCAAGCAGGCCTCCGAGCAGGTGCTGCGGACGTCGATGGAGCTGGGCGGCAACGCCCCGTTCCTCGTCTTCGAGGACGCCGACCTCGACGCCGCCGTGGAGGGCGCGCTCCTGGCGAAGATGCGCAACGGCGGGGAGGCCTGCACCTCCGCCAACAGGTTCTACGTGCACTCCTCGGTGGCCGCCGCCTTCTCGGAGAAGCTGGCGGCGCGCATCGGCGCGATGAAGGTGGCGCGCGGCACCGAGGACGGCGCGCAGGTGGGCCCGATCATCAACGAGAAGGGGCGCACCAAGATCACCGACCTCGTCGAGGACGCCGTCTCCCGCGGCGCCCGCGTGCTCACCGGCGGTGGCCCCGTGGACGGTCCGGGCTACTTCTTCTCCCCCACCGTGCTGGCCGACGTGCCCCTGGGCTCACGGCTGCTCAAGGAGGAGATCTTCGGCCCGGTCGCCCCCGTGACGACGTTCGACACCGAGGACGAGGCCGTGGCGCTCGCCAACGACACCGAGTTCGGCCTCATCGCCTACGCGTACACGGCTTCCACGGCGCGTGCACTGCGGCTGACCGAGCGGCTGGAGACGGGGATGCTCGGCATCAACGCCGGCGTCATCTCCAACCCGGCGGCGCCGTTCGGCGGGGTGAAGCAGTCGGGTCTGGGCCGCGAGGGCGGCGAGGAGGGCATCGAGGAGTACCTCGAGACGCTCTACGCCGGCATCGCCGACCCCTGGGCCTGCCCCCCCCAGCCGGCGTGTGACGCCGGACGTGCAGAAGTCCGCCGAGACCCCGCCTGA
- a CDS encoding alcohol dehydrogenase catalytic domain-containing protein → MRARGAVLVEIGRERPYASSRPIEVVDVELDPPGPGELLVRMEAAGVCHSDLSVVDGNRVRPVPMLLGHEAAGRVEQVGEGVEDVAVGQRVVMAFLPRCGECAGCRTEGRLPCTPGSAANNAGELLGGGRRLHAVDGVGTVGAGGELHHHLGVSGFATHAVVDRRSVVPVDDDVPPEVAAVLGCAVLTGGGAVLNAGRPQQGDTVVVVGLGGVGMAALITAVSLRLGDVIGVDAVPEKLARARELGASAVFTPAEALSSGLKAPVVVEAAGSARAFETAVALTGVGGTTVTVGLPAPTAEATIKPLGITAEARTIVGSYLGSAVPARHIPTYAQMWREGRLPVDALISSRTTLDGVNEAMDALAEGRAVRQVLLFDREEAPDSGAGAAGGGSQA, encoded by the coding sequence GTGAGGGCGCGCGGCGCCGTCCTGGTGGAGATCGGCCGGGAGCGGCCGTACGCGAGCAGCCGGCCGATCGAGGTGGTCGACGTGGAGCTCGACCCGCCCGGGCCCGGTGAGCTGCTGGTGCGCATGGAGGCGGCGGGCGTCTGCCACTCCGACCTGTCCGTGGTGGACGGCAACCGGGTGCGCCCCGTGCCGATGCTGCTCGGCCACGAGGCCGCCGGCCGCGTGGAGCAGGTGGGCGAGGGCGTCGAGGACGTCGCCGTCGGGCAGCGCGTGGTCATGGCGTTCCTGCCCCGCTGCGGGGAGTGCGCCGGCTGCCGCACCGAGGGGCGGCTGCCCTGCACGCCCGGCTCGGCCGCGAACAACGCCGGTGAGCTGCTCGGCGGCGGACGGCGCCTGCACGCCGTCGACGGTGTCGGGACCGTCGGGGCCGGAGGCGAGCTGCACCACCACCTGGGCGTCAGCGGGTTCGCGACGCACGCCGTCGTCGACCGCCGCTCCGTGGTCCCCGTCGACGACGACGTGCCGCCCGAGGTGGCGGCCGTCCTCGGCTGCGCGGTGCTGACCGGCGGCGGGGCCGTGCTCAACGCCGGCAGGCCGCAGCAGGGCGACACCGTGGTGGTGGTCGGCCTGGGCGGCGTGGGCATGGCCGCCCTCATCACCGCGGTGTCACTGCGCCTGGGTGACGTCATCGGTGTCGACGCGGTGCCGGAGAAGCTGGCCCGCGCCCGCGAGCTGGGCGCCTCGGCGGTGTTCACCCCCGCCGAGGCGCTCTCATCAGGCCTCAAGGCGCCCGTGGTGGTGGAGGCCGCGGGCAGCGCCAGGGCCTTCGAGACGGCGGTGGCGCTCACCGGCGTCGGCGGCACCACCGTCACCGTGGGGCTGCCCGCGCCGACCGCCGAGGCCACCATCAAGCCCCTCGGCATCACCGCGGAGGCCCGCACCATCGTCGGCAGCTACCTGGGGTCGGCGGTGCCCGCGCGCCACATCCCCACCTACGCGCAGATGTGGCGCGAGGGCCGGCTGCCCGTCGACGCGCTGATCTCCTCGCGGACCACGCTGGACGGCGTCAACGAGGCGATGGACGCGCTCGCCGAGGGTCGCGCCGTGCGCCAGGTGCTGCTGTTCGACCGCGAGGAGGCCCCCGACAGCGGGGCGGGCGCGGCGGGAGGAGGATCGCAGGCATGA
- a CDS encoding FmdB family zinc ribbon protein, translated as MVLHDFTCEQGHRFEAGVASMTSPDPACPACGSATRRRPSRLNIGGRASTGVPRERMPRSWEGVGRGDRETIKHWRQVAQHREELEERHPELAGDRRPVLAHEGFFAGRPLRAGDDVAVSLAAAKAAKAAAAGESPSASPRAASTGAARSTGSGGAAS; from the coding sequence ATGGTCCTTCACGACTTCACCTGCGAGCAGGGGCACCGGTTCGAGGCGGGCGTGGCGTCCATGACCTCGCCGGACCCGGCGTGCCCGGCGTGCGGCTCCGCGACCCGTCGCCGCCCGTCGCGCCTCAACATCGGCGGGCGGGCCTCGACGGGCGTGCCGCGCGAGCGGATGCCGCGCAGCTGGGAGGGCGTCGGCCGGGGTGACCGGGAGACGATCAAGCACTGGCGCCAGGTCGCCCAGCACCGGGAGGAGCTCGAGGAGAGGCACCCCGAGCTCGCCGGTGACCGCCGCCCGGTGCTCGCGCACGAGGGCTTCTTCGCGGGCCGGCCGCTGCGCGCCGGGGACGACGTCGCCGTCTCGTTGGCTGCGGCGAAGGCCGCGAAGGCCGCCGCCGCTGGGGAGTCCCCGTCGGCCTCACCACGGGCGGCGAGCACGGGAGCGGCCCGGAGCACCGGCTCGGGCGGAGCGGCGTCGTGA
- a CDS encoding N-acyl homoserine lactonase family protein — protein MKLHVLSTGVMETDLTWLLLKGGRTIRDRHHKDDPVVWGDCPTHAVLIEHPEGRVLWDTGVPRDWEERWAPTGFHDFFPVKEPVDGPGYLDSSLASLELTPDDVDILVLSHLHFDHAANARDFAGGKTRIIANDKEVEGASQIQGYSAGAHIVSDYQGLPIETVSGDVEILPGISVIETPGHTWGTMSLKVDLPQEGTKIFTSDAVYLRDSWGPPAVGAAIVWNNLAWLESVEKLRKIAEETGAEVIFGHDGEQAAQLRYAPDGVYR, from the coding sequence ATGAAGCTCCACGTGCTGTCCACCGGCGTGATGGAGACCGACCTGACCTGGCTGCTGCTCAAGGGCGGTCGCACCATCCGCGACCGCCACCACAAGGACGACCCGGTGGTCTGGGGGGACTGCCCCACCCACGCGGTGCTCATCGAGCACCCCGAGGGCCGGGTGCTGTGGGACACGGGCGTGCCGCGCGACTGGGAGGAGCGCTGGGCGCCCACCGGCTTCCACGACTTCTTCCCCGTCAAGGAGCCGGTCGACGGCCCCGGCTACCTCGACTCCTCGCTGGCCTCGCTGGAGCTGACCCCGGACGACGTCGACATCCTCGTGCTGAGCCACCTGCACTTCGACCACGCCGCCAACGCCCGCGACTTCGCGGGCGGGAAGACGCGCATCATCGCCAACGACAAGGAGGTCGAGGGCGCCTCGCAGATCCAGGGGTACAGCGCGGGGGCGCACATCGTCAGCGACTACCAGGGCCTGCCCATCGAGACGGTCAGCGGCGACGTGGAGATCCTCCCGGGCATCTCGGTGATCGAGACCCCCGGGCACACGTGGGGGACCATGTCGCTGAAGGTGGACCTCCCGCAGGAGGGCACCAAGATCTTCACCTCCGACGCGGTGTACCTGCGCGACTCCTGGGGTCCGCCGGCCGTGGGCGCCGCCATCGTCTGGAACAACCTGGCGTGGCTGGAGAGCGTGGAGAAGCTGCGGAAGATCGCCGAGGAGACCGGCGCTGAGGTCATCTTCGGGCACGACGGCGAGCAGGCCGCCCAGCTGCGCTACGCCCCCGACGGGGTGTACCGCTGA
- a CDS encoding helix-turn-helix domain-containing protein, which translates to MRPLLGGRGLVAVHAGHVCVVCTGGAAAADELGGAVEAALGEVGVRAVVGCADADGRGAGPLGRAHAEAAQVARAAQVLGWRTGHADRARLGVAGLLLGGADEGVVDAMVERLLGPVLAYDAEHGTHLEQTAVAVLEEGSRSAAAARLYVHVNTVRQRVDRLDALLGAGWDAPPRSLDVQAALRLRALRRDG; encoded by the coding sequence GTGCGGCCGCTGCTGGGCGGCCGGGGCCTGGTGGCCGTGCACGCCGGGCACGTCTGCGTGGTGTGCACGGGCGGCGCCGCGGCCGCCGACGAGCTGGGCGGGGCGGTGGAGGCCGCGCTCGGCGAGGTGGGGGTGCGGGCCGTGGTCGGGTGCGCCGACGCGGACGGGCGCGGCGCCGGTCCGCTCGGGCGCGCCCACGCCGAGGCCGCGCAGGTGGCGCGGGCGGCCCAGGTGCTCGGCTGGCGCACCGGCCACGCCGACCGGGCGCGCCTGGGCGTCGCCGGGCTGCTGCTGGGCGGCGCCGACGAGGGGGTGGTCGACGCGATGGTCGAGCGCCTGCTGGGCCCGGTCCTCGCCTACGACGCCGAGCACGGCACGCACCTGGAGCAGACCGCGGTGGCCGTGCTGGAGGAGGGCTCGCGCAGCGCCGCGGCCGCGCGCCTGTACGTGCACGTCAACACGGTGCGGCAGCGCGTCGACCGGCTCGACGCCCTGCTGGGGGCGGGGTGGGACGCGCCTCCTCGCAGCCTCGACGTGCAGGCCGCGCTGCGTCTGCGGGCGCTGCGCCGCGACGGCTGA
- a CDS encoding YoaK family protein, translating into MTSRPAAPDAPPQPAAQRRSLEATSALVPMLVLTFGTGVLDAATYLGLHGVFTANMTGNVIFIGLGLAGFETQVLLRAGLALAGFMAGAVVVGRAARGRTVHQHADVFSSWTLVVVSLVITAMAVLLSAGDLSARGLDAVTAVISAAMGAQAVAARRVGVPDVPTVVVTSAIVGLSADHRWSGRTHDRAVLLRRAGAVASMLVGAMVGALLLRMHIGAGVGTSALLLLVVGLHGLVAARRARAAG; encoded by the coding sequence ATGACGAGCAGGCCCGCGGCGCCGGACGCGCCACCGCAGCCGGCGGCGCAGCGCCGGTCGCTGGAGGCGACCTCGGCCCTGGTGCCCATGCTCGTGCTGACCTTCGGCACCGGGGTGCTCGACGCCGCCACCTACCTCGGTCTGCACGGGGTCTTCACCGCCAACATGACCGGCAACGTCATCTTCATCGGCCTCGGGCTCGCCGGCTTCGAGACGCAGGTGCTGCTGCGCGCCGGGCTGGCCCTCGCCGGCTTCATGGCCGGCGCGGTGGTGGTCGGCCGCGCGGCTCGCGGACGCACCGTCCACCAGCACGCCGACGTGTTCTCGTCCTGGACGCTGGTGGTGGTGTCGCTGGTCATCACCGCGATGGCGGTGCTCCTGTCCGCGGGAGACCTGTCCGCCCGTGGGCTCGACGCCGTGACAGCGGTCATCTCGGCGGCGATGGGCGCCCAGGCCGTGGCCGCGCGGAGGGTCGGCGTGCCCGACGTCCCGACGGTCGTGGTGACGTCGGCGATCGTCGGCCTGTCCGCCGACCACCGCTGGAGCGGCCGCACCCACGACCGCGCCGTCCTGCTGCGGCGAGCCGGTGCCGTCGCCTCGATGCTCGTGGGGGCGATGGTCGGGGCGCTGCTGCTGCGGATGCACATCGGCGCCGGCGTGGGCACGTCAGCGCTGCTCCTCCTGGTGGTGGGGCTGCACGGCCTCGTCGCCGCCCGCCGGGCCCGCGCCGCCGGCTGA
- a CDS encoding benzoate/H(+) symporter BenE family transporter, producing the protein MAAGVVGAVTGYASSFTVVLTGLAAVGATPAQAASGLVVMCALQGVLAIALSWRTRIPVSFAWSTPGAAVLVAAGAGGVTFPEAVGAFLLCGALVVLTGAWPALSRLVTRVPAPLSGALLAGVLLPLCLAPVTAVAREPLAGGAVVVVWLVLRRLAAAWAVPAALVVALVLTLTIDGGAGAATSGTSGLGWAPVLTWTTPQLDPLVLLSIGVPLYLVTMASQNVPGLAVLRGAGYPDPPARAALVGSGGGTLVGAPFGVHALNLAALSAAIMAGPDVHPDPRRRWPAAVTGGVAYLGLAALSTAAAALVSSAPPLLVQAVAGLALLGAFLGGLASAVQEGQPAEHRTAALLAFLVVASGVSVAGIGSAVWGLLAGALCYAWLRPRTAPEGGRR; encoded by the coding sequence GTGGCGGCCGGCGTCGTGGGCGCCGTCACCGGGTACGCCAGCTCCTTCACGGTCGTCCTGACCGGCCTGGCGGCCGTCGGCGCCACCCCGGCGCAGGCCGCCTCCGGCCTGGTCGTGATGTGCGCGCTGCAGGGCGTGCTCGCCATCGCCCTCTCCTGGCGCACCCGGATCCCGGTCTCCTTCGCCTGGTCGACACCGGGCGCCGCCGTCCTCGTGGCGGCCGGTGCGGGCGGCGTGACGTTCCCCGAGGCTGTCGGCGCGTTCCTCCTGTGCGGCGCGCTCGTGGTGCTCACCGGGGCCTGGCCCGCGCTGTCGCGGCTGGTCACCCGGGTCCCCGCTCCCCTGTCGGGGGCGCTGCTGGCGGGGGTGCTCCTCCCCCTCTGCCTGGCGCCGGTGACGGCCGTGGCCCGCGAGCCGCTGGCCGGGGGTGCCGTCGTCGTCGTGTGGCTGGTGCTCCGGCGCCTGGCCGCGGCGTGGGCGGTGCCGGCGGCGCTCGTCGTCGCCCTGGTGCTGACGCTGACGATCGACGGCGGAGCTGGGGCCGCCACCTCGGGGACCTCCGGCCTCGGCTGGGCGCCCGTGCTCACCTGGACCACGCCGCAGCTCGACCCGCTGGTGCTGCTGAGCATCGGCGTGCCGCTGTACCTCGTGACCATGGCCAGCCAGAACGTCCCCGGCCTGGCGGTGCTGCGCGGCGCCGGCTACCCCGACCCGCCCGCCCGCGCGGCTCTCGTCGGCTCCGGCGGCGGGACGCTGGTCGGGGCGCCCTTCGGCGTGCACGCCCTCAACCTCGCCGCCCTGTCCGCGGCGATCATGGCCGGCCCGGACGTCCACCCCGACCCCCGCCGCCGCTGGCCGGCGGCCGTCACCGGCGGGGTGGCGTACCTCGGGCTGGCGGCGCTGTCGACGGCGGCCGCGGCTCTGGTCTCCTCGGCGCCGCCCCTGCTCGTGCAGGCCGTGGCGGGGCTCGCGCTGCTGGGGGCGTTCCTCGGGGGCCTGGCGTCGGCGGTGCAGGAGGGGCAGCCCGCCGAGCACCGCACCGCCGCGCTCCTGGCCTTCCTCGTGGTGGCCAGCGGCGTCAGCGTGGCGGGCATCGGCAGCGCCGTCTGGGGCCTGCTCGCAGGCGCCCTCTGCTACGCATGGCTCCGCCCCCGCACCGCCCCCGAGGGAGGACGACGATGA
- a CDS encoding PLP-dependent aminotransferase family protein translates to MDPGRLSSLLAPWLGAGAAYTAVADGVRGLALDGRLPVGARVPSERALAAALGVSRTTVSAAYDVLRSEGYLRSAHGAGSRVALPSSGSPVERPDVDPGGEREPEGVLDLTMAALPAPAAVLDAVTAASADLPLQLAHHGMHAFGLPVLRDAVARHLSARGLATTPEQVLVTSGALQGWNLLLRALSRPGQRALVEQPTYPAVVDAVRAHHVRPVALPLGEAGWELPASPAGRRSMAQAVLAHVTPDAQNPTGLVQDDDQRVELLSALSGGPGGNPVVAVDETFADLVAPEEAQTPLAALAEARRGDEVVTLGSVGKSFWAGLRVGWVRASPELVSRLAQVRAGLDITSPVLDQLVTVHLLARAPELLAERRTLLSERRAGMLAALAAGVPDWTVRPAQAGLVLWVGLPTPSATQLVSHALDLGVRLVPGPRFTVDGTGDRWLRLPLTVAPEDAPALVSVLREARARAVASAPTSRTPARWTA, encoded by the coding sequence GTGGACCCCGGCCGTCTCTCCTCTCTGCTCGCGCCCTGGCTCGGCGCGGGCGCCGCTTACACCGCCGTCGCCGACGGCGTGCGCGGGCTCGCGCTCGACGGCCGCCTGCCCGTGGGCGCCCGTGTGCCCAGCGAGCGCGCGCTGGCCGCAGCGCTCGGCGTGAGCCGGACCACGGTGAGCGCGGCGTACGACGTCCTGCGCTCCGAGGGGTACCTGCGCAGCGCCCACGGAGCGGGCAGCCGCGTGGCGCTGCCGAGCAGCGGCAGCCCGGTGGAGCGGCCCGACGTCGACCCCGGCGGCGAGCGAGAGCCGGAGGGCGTCCTCGACCTGACCATGGCCGCGCTCCCGGCGCCGGCAGCGGTGCTCGACGCCGTGACCGCCGCGAGCGCCGACCTGCCGCTGCAGCTGGCGCACCACGGCATGCACGCCTTCGGGCTGCCGGTGCTGCGCGACGCGGTGGCGCGGCACCTCAGCGCCCGGGGGCTGGCGACCACGCCGGAGCAGGTGCTCGTCACCAGCGGGGCGCTGCAGGGCTGGAACCTGCTGCTGCGGGCGCTGTCGCGCCCGGGCCAGCGGGCGCTGGTGGAGCAGCCGACGTACCCCGCCGTCGTCGACGCGGTGCGCGCCCACCACGTGCGCCCGGTGGCGCTGCCGCTCGGTGAGGCCGGGTGGGAGCTGCCGGCCTCCCCGGCCGGACGGCGGTCGATGGCGCAGGCTGTGCTGGCGCACGTCACCCCGGACGCGCAGAACCCCACGGGCCTGGTGCAGGACGACGACCAGCGCGTCGAGCTGCTGTCGGCGCTGTCGGGCGGACCGGGCGGCAACCCGGTCGTCGCCGTCGACGAGACCTTCGCCGACCTCGTGGCTCCGGAGGAGGCGCAGACGCCGCTGGCGGCGCTCGCCGAGGCGCGTCGCGGCGACGAGGTGGTGACGCTGGGCTCGGTGGGCAAGAGCTTCTGGGCCGGGCTGCGCGTGGGCTGGGTGCGGGCGTCTCCGGAGCTGGTGTCGCGTCTCGCCCAGGTGAGAGCGGGGCTGGACATCACCTCCCCCGTGCTCGACCAGCTGGTGACCGTGCACCTGCTGGCGCGGGCGCCGGAGCTCCTCGCCGAGCGGCGCACGCTGCTGTCAGAGCGCCGGGCCGGGATGCTCGCGGCGCTCGCCGCCGGTGTGCCCGACTGGACCGTGCGCCCGGCGCAGGCCGGGCTGGTGCTCTGGGTGGGGCTGCCCACGCCGAGCGCGACGCAGCTGGTGTCCCACGCGCTCGACCTCGGCGTGCGCCTGGTGCCCGGGCCGCGGTTCACGGTGGACGGCACGGGCGACCGGTGGCTGCGGCTGCCGCTGACGGTCGCTCCCGAGGACGCCCCCGCGCTCGTGTCGGTGCTGCGCGAGGCGCGGGCGCGCGCGGTGGCGAGCGCCCCGACGTCGCGCACCCCGGCGCGGTGGACCGCATGA
- a CDS encoding YczE/YyaS/YitT family protein gives MSKTSPSRLVSRVLLPVVPDRRPLRALVLVAGLVAYGASIALMLRSDLGVMPWSVLDQGLSRTFGGEVGTWSILTGVVVLACWIPLRQRPGVGTLANVVLVGLSINATLALVPAGAGDGAAAAWALLLAGVVLNALATGVYVGAGLGPGPRDGLSIGLAAKGLPLRVARTGVELLVLGIGFALGGTVGWGTLVYALAIGPMVHRTIPAFRLRTPAERAGTAAPAAAAAH, from the coding sequence GTGTCGAAGACCTCGCCCTCCCGCCTGGTGTCCCGGGTGCTGCTCCCCGTCGTCCCCGACCGCCGGCCGCTGCGAGCGCTCGTCCTGGTGGCGGGTCTGGTCGCCTACGGCGCGAGCATCGCCCTCATGCTGCGCTCCGACCTGGGCGTCATGCCGTGGAGCGTGCTCGACCAGGGCCTGTCGCGGACGTTCGGCGGCGAGGTCGGCACGTGGTCGATCCTCACCGGCGTCGTCGTCCTGGCGTGCTGGATCCCGCTGCGGCAGCGCCCCGGGGTCGGCACGCTCGCCAACGTCGTCCTCGTCGGCCTGTCCATCAACGCGACGCTCGCCCTGGTCCCGGCCGGCGCGGGCGACGGTGCCGCGGCGGCCTGGGCGCTGCTGCTCGCCGGCGTCGTCCTCAACGCCCTCGCCACGGGCGTCTACGTCGGGGCCGGTCTCGGCCCGGGCCCCCGCGACGGCCTCAGCATCGGCCTGGCGGCCAAGGGCCTGCCGCTGCGGGTGGCGCGCACGGGGGTGGAGCTGCTGGTGCTGGGGATCGGCTTCGCCCTGGGCGGCACGGTCGGGTGGGGCACGCTCGTGTACGCCCTGGCCATCGGCCCGATGGTGCACCGCACCATCCCGGCGTTCCGCCTGCGCACCCCCGCGGAGCGCGCCGGCACCGCGGCTCCGGCCGCCGCTGCCGCCCACTGA
- a CDS encoding MmcQ/YjbR family DNA-binding protein produces the protein MADDDDVRRLALALPDTVEKPSWGTPGFRVHDKLFARLHDQPGVLVLRRPSVEDAEELAAADPVAFFRTPHYAAHPYVLARLAELEVDELAEVLREAWEVQAPPRLREQSC, from the coding sequence GTGGCTGATGACGACGACGTCCGGCGCCTCGCGCTCGCGCTCCCCGACACGGTGGAGAAGCCCTCCTGGGGCACGCCCGGCTTCCGGGTGCACGACAAGCTGTTCGCCCGCCTGCACGACCAGCCCGGCGTCCTGGTGCTGCGGCGCCCCAGCGTCGAGGACGCCGAGGAGCTCGCCGCCGCCGACCCGGTGGCGTTCTTCCGGACGCCCCACTACGCCGCGCACCCGTACGTGCTGGCGCGGCTGGCCGAGCTGGAGGTGGACGAGCTGGCGGAGGTGCTCCGCGAGGCCTGGGAGGTGCAGGCGCCTCCGCGCCTGCGCGAGCAGAGCTGCTGA
- a CDS encoding alpha/beta fold hydrolase, producing the protein MVISRRRVLGLLAGGAVVTAAGAGVAWHELRPDPGPGPDAPPATSPGSLASGTFGSRACGREVAWQLALPPGTTEGASLPVALVLHGRGGDATDAFGKLHLDGFLAEVVAAGAPPFALASVDGGDRSYWHRRVSGEDPQTMLLEEYLPLLAERGLRTDRFGAFGWSMGGYGALLLAQTTGPERVAAVAASSPALWSRARDTADGAFDDAADFTAHDVVGHAARLAGVPVRLACGGDDPFAPATHAFAPRVPDLTGTDFGPGAHTRGYWRATAAGQLHFLGSALAAV; encoded by the coding sequence GTGGTGATCTCGCGGCGGCGCGTGCTGGGGCTGCTCGCCGGCGGAGCGGTGGTCACCGCTGCGGGGGCCGGGGTCGCGTGGCACGAGCTGCGCCCGGACCCCGGCCCCGGGCCCGACGCCCCGCCGGCCACGAGCCCCGGATCGCTGGCCAGCGGGACGTTCGGCTCTCGCGCCTGCGGCCGCGAGGTGGCGTGGCAGCTGGCGCTGCCGCCGGGGACCACCGAGGGCGCCTCGCTGCCCGTGGCGCTGGTGCTCCACGGGCGTGGTGGTGACGCCACGGACGCGTTCGGGAAGCTGCACCTCGACGGGTTCCTCGCCGAGGTGGTCGCCGCCGGCGCACCTCCGTTCGCGCTGGCGTCGGTGGACGGTGGCGACCGCAGCTACTGGCACCGGCGCGTCAGCGGCGAGGACCCGCAGACGATGCTCCTCGAGGAGTACCTGCCGCTGCTCGCGGAGCGCGGTCTGCGCACCGACCGCTTCGGGGCGTTCGGCTGGTCGATGGGCGGGTACGGCGCACTGCTGCTCGCGCAGACCACCGGGCCGGAGCGCGTGGCAGCGGTGGCGGCGAGCAGCCCGGCGCTGTGGAGCCGCGCTCGCGACACCGCCGACGGCGCCTTCGACGACGCCGCGGACTTCACCGCCCACGACGTCGTCGGTCACGCCGCGCGCCTGGCGGGGGTGCCGGTGCGCCTGGCGTGCGGCGGCGACGACCCGTTCGCCCCCGCCACCCACGCCTTCGCGCCGAGGGTGCCTGACCTGACCGGCACCGACTTCGGGCCCGGCGCCCACACCCGCGGCTACTGGCGCGCGACCGCTGCCGGCCAGCTGCACTTCCTCGGCAGCGCGCTCGCCGCCGTCTGA